The following coding sequences are from one Saprospiraceae bacterium window:
- a CDS encoding phosphoglycerate kinase, whose translation MKNWNVKGRKVIVRVDFNVPIKNGIITDSTRIIKSLETLKFLLDKGARCIIMSHLGRPLKERLPDGSIDFGKFSLKPVAEKLSELLGSKIYFAPDCGGSDTLKIISELKDGEAVLCENTRFQTEEEKGDANWAELLSGLGDYFVNDAFGAAHREHATTATIARFFDKDHRSFGFLMEAEVENGLRVLRGAEKPFTAILGGAKVSDKILLIENLMSTANQIIIGGGMAYTFLAAQGFKIGNSLCETEKLDLALELLVRAQSRSVDIVLPVDSVAADAFNAEANTIITDDQNIPNNYLGLDIGPKSRQLFAEKIKNSKTIIWNGPMGVFEFDRFAEGTKAVAQATLEATRNGAFSLIGGGDSAAAANKFGLADQFSFVSTGGGAMLELLEGKILPGVEAIMS comes from the coding sequence ATGAAAAACTGGAATGTAAAAGGGCGAAAAGTCATCGTAAGAGTGGACTTCAATGTGCCTATCAAAAATGGAATTATTACAGATTCCACTAGAATCATTAAGTCATTAGAGACACTAAAATTTTTATTGGACAAAGGTGCAAGATGTATCATCATGTCGCATCTTGGCAGACCCTTAAAGGAAAGACTGCCTGATGGCTCGATAGATTTTGGCAAATTTTCCTTGAAACCGGTGGCTGAAAAATTGTCAGAATTGCTTGGATCTAAAATATATTTTGCCCCAGACTGTGGCGGCTCAGATACCTTAAAAATCATTTCAGAGTTGAAGGACGGCGAAGCTGTCCTTTGCGAAAACACAAGATTTCAAACTGAAGAAGAAAAAGGTGATGCCAATTGGGCAGAACTGCTTTCTGGTTTGGGAGATTATTTTGTTAATGATGCTTTTGGTGCTGCGCATAGGGAACATGCAACGACAGCAACAATTGCTCGTTTTTTTGACAAGGATCACAGGTCTTTTGGTTTTTTAATGGAAGCTGAAGTAGAAAATGGACTCAGGGTATTGCGCGGAGCAGAAAAACCTTTTACTGCAATATTAGGAGGGGCTAAAGTCAGTGACAAGATTCTCCTCATCGAAAATTTGATGAGTACCGCAAATCAAATCATTATTGGTGGAGGTATGGCTTATACATTTCTTGCTGCTCAAGGTTTTAAAATTGGAAATTCACTATGTGAAACTGAAAAATTAGATTTGGCCCTTGAGCTTTTAGTTAGGGCACAGTCACGTTCAGTAGACATTGTGCTGCCCGTTGATTCTGTCGCTGCTGATGCATTTAATGCTGAAGCAAATACCATAATTACTGATGATCAGAATATCCCGAATAATTATTTGGGTCTGGACATCGGCCCCAAATCCAGGCAGCTTTTTGCTGAAAAAATCAAAAATTCAAAAACAATTATTTGGAATGGTCCGATGGGTGTCTTTGAATTCGATCGATTTGCAGAAGGAACCAAAGCTGTTGCTCAAGCGACTCTGGAAGCAACAAGGAATGGAGCATTTTCATTGATTGGAGGCGGTGATTCTGCAGCTGCAGCCAACAAATTTGGATTAGCTGATCAATTCAGTTTTGTATCCACGGGCGGTGGCGCTATGTTGGAATTGCTGGAAGGTAAAATTTTACCTGGAGTTGAAGCTATTATGAGTTGA
- the gap gene encoding type I glyceraldehyde-3-phosphate dehydrogenase codes for MKKRVAINGFGRIGRLAARNLIHHPKLELVAVNDLTDIQTLAHLFQYDTAHRKYQGSVHIEGDNILVNGKQIKAFANAETQILPWKELDIDIILECTGVFLTRDKCKLHLDAGAKRVIISAPAKEEDIPTYVLGVNEMELSSDIEIISNASCTTNCLAPILKLIHTNFGIINANMNTIHAYTQDQRLQDAPHKDLRRARAAGMNIIPTTTGAAKAVERVYPQIKGKLMASSYRVPVITGSLIELYCTVSQEVNVDKVNQCFHNASQVDLKGILEYSIDPLVSTDIIDNTHSSVFDSSLTEASGNQMKIVAWYDNEAGYAARLTDICELLGSKL; via the coding sequence ATGAAAAAAAGAGTAGCTATAAATGGGTTTGGCAGGATCGGAAGGTTGGCAGCCAGAAATTTAATTCATCACCCGAAACTAGAGTTGGTAGCAGTCAATGATCTGACGGACATCCAAACACTTGCCCATCTTTTTCAATATGATACAGCACATAGGAAATATCAAGGGTCTGTTCATATTGAAGGAGATAACATTTTGGTAAATGGAAAGCAAATCAAGGCTTTTGCAAATGCTGAAACTCAGATCCTACCTTGGAAAGAGTTAGATATTGATATTATCTTAGAATGTACCGGTGTTTTCCTTACTCGCGATAAATGCAAATTACATCTGGATGCAGGAGCGAAACGAGTTATCATTTCCGCACCTGCAAAGGAAGAAGACATTCCTACCTATGTCCTAGGTGTCAATGAAATGGAATTATCATCTGATATTGAAATTATTAGCAATGCTTCATGCACAACAAATTGTTTGGCTCCCATTTTAAAACTGATCCATACTAACTTTGGGATTATAAATGCTAATATGAATACTATCCATGCTTACACCCAAGACCAAAGATTGCAAGATGCACCACACAAAGATCTACGTCGTGCAAGAGCAGCAGGTATGAACATCATACCAACTACCACTGGGGCCGCAAAAGCAGTAGAACGAGTTTATCCTCAAATTAAGGGCAAACTCATGGCTTCATCTTATAGAGTGCCGGTTATCACAGGTTCCCTTATAGAATTATATTGTACGGTATCACAAGAGGTCAATGTAGACAAAGTGAATCAGTGTTTTCACAATGCTTCTCAAGTAGATTTAAAAGGTATACTTGAATATTCCATAGATCCGCTTGTATCAACAGATATTATAGATAATACCCACAGTTCAGTCTTTGATTCCAGCCTCACAGAGGCTTCTGGCAACCAAATGAAGATCGTAGCCTGGTATGACAACGAAGCAGGATATGCAGCCCGACTGACAGACATTTGTGAACTTCTTGGATCTAAACTGTAA
- a CDS encoding CHAT domain-containing protein, translated as MRLSRVIIVAYSLSVCTWLHAQDDRTKDSLWLNSKAVELFSNFCYKDFNEFNRQLDLVFKLADKHKFYEDKYTATLWSIYCAKFWSDYESMNGSLIAAEKLLDIMNSSFLPETSLLKKADLWNRRGEYNLLLGNYKEAYAMFRKALDSISVFPCETEWLLSYQAKALLNLATMNYALKNPEDAIQYLKQSINVQKKNQACFEFDMDVYTSYLKLSDIMIHNHDLAGATHQLCLAEEDLNAKKKNFPERIKLLKLAYFELHLKRANVAYLSGDYKQAHDEVECAKKFSSNTQVELYDYTEIKSLIYQKLGDNVKAIQLWDNFRASLNDQKNLDLEIKLNTKLGELYLEMNRLSQAAKHFDLVQNLLIYPFDDLVQFINEVNMLNPKIQSLMQNFIQLSKCSFEQKNWIEAQRNLANAFQLAKKVFLNKYSEKDKEYLLEALLPLKDWLVTLNKSTALYTDKQIFDFVNLETVKMQSILEPKINSMDSISLSFQRLKNLEFFISELEKQLYFNKNKKEIDFFTDKLLQLRQQKKELLLKYRLDMEFHREPDVLLSDLIQQKLAIDEQFIQIIICQERISLLCLGKVNIKIYQVDKIRGFEDSIQSFLKSVHIPSDQHWRELGHFLYYQLSMDKIIQPGVKKLVFSTHGNMSLVPFEVMNKSNNKQEFLINDYDISYFNPEALTHFGRSAVPVSIRQAYFFAPIFEGNSSVSSTLLHNIAEVNLVSEHFLYKKKYVYNLPCLDQMKNQNFSGSILHFSTHASVDHANNKFSFISFGDISNHKMSEPLFYNDLSYLNIPAELVVLNGCETGLGNVDLQGGVHSMATAFFQSGAKSVMSSLWKVNDAISSHITDMFYIKLSEGKFKDEALRDAKLYYLKNADPLYMHPYYWAAYILTGDNSKLTWSKPWSFTF; from the coding sequence GTGCGACTATCTAGAGTAATCATTGTAGCATATAGCTTGAGCGTTTGTACATGGCTTCATGCTCAGGATGATCGTACCAAAGACTCACTTTGGTTGAACAGTAAAGCAGTGGAGTTATTTTCCAATTTTTGCTATAAAGATTTCAACGAATTTAACAGACAACTGGATCTAGTATTCAAGCTTGCGGACAAGCATAAGTTCTATGAAGATAAATATACTGCCACACTGTGGAGTATTTATTGTGCGAAGTTTTGGAGTGATTATGAGTCAATGAATGGCTCTTTGATCGCGGCTGAAAAACTTCTTGATATCATGAATTCATCATTTTTACCGGAGACCAGCTTGTTGAAAAAGGCGGATCTTTGGAATAGGAGAGGAGAGTATAACTTATTGCTTGGTAATTATAAGGAAGCTTACGCGATGTTTCGCAAGGCATTGGATTCAATTAGTGTATTTCCTTGCGAAACAGAGTGGTTGCTTTCTTATCAAGCAAAGGCATTGCTCAATCTAGCGACGATGAACTATGCATTGAAGAATCCGGAAGATGCTATTCAATATTTAAAACAGTCTATCAATGTTCAAAAAAAGAATCAGGCTTGTTTTGAATTTGACATGGACGTTTATACCTCATATCTGAAATTGTCCGACATTATGATTCACAATCATGATCTCGCCGGTGCAACACACCAGTTATGTCTCGCAGAAGAGGATTTGAATGCGAAAAAGAAAAATTTTCCTGAAAGGATAAAATTACTCAAACTCGCATATTTCGAACTCCATCTTAAGAGGGCAAATGTGGCTTATTTGTCTGGTGATTATAAACAAGCTCATGATGAGGTGGAATGTGCAAAAAAGTTTTCAAGCAACACTCAGGTAGAACTGTATGATTATACTGAAATAAAGTCACTAATTTATCAGAAGTTAGGAGATAATGTAAAGGCAATACAATTATGGGACAACTTTAGAGCATCTCTCAATGATCAAAAGAATCTTGATTTGGAAATTAAGTTGAATACTAAACTTGGTGAATTGTATTTGGAAATGAACCGTCTGTCCCAGGCTGCAAAACATTTTGATCTAGTACAAAATTTGTTAATATATCCTTTTGATGATCTCGTCCAGTTTATCAATGAGGTGAACATGCTCAACCCAAAAATTCAGAGTTTGATGCAAAATTTTATTCAGTTGTCAAAATGCTCATTTGAACAAAAGAATTGGATAGAGGCACAAAGAAACCTTGCCAATGCTTTTCAATTGGCGAAAAAAGTGTTCCTAAATAAGTACTCAGAAAAAGACAAAGAATATTTGTTGGAAGCTTTGCTTCCATTAAAGGACTGGCTTGTTACATTAAATAAATCCACTGCACTTTACACAGATAAACAAATTTTTGATTTTGTCAATTTGGAAACGGTTAAAATGCAATCAATATTGGAACCAAAAATCAATTCCATGGATAGCATTAGTTTGAGTTTCCAGAGGCTGAAGAATCTTGAATTCTTTATTTCAGAGTTGGAGAAACAACTGTATTTTAATAAGAATAAGAAGGAAATTGATTTTTTCACCGATAAACTACTGCAACTTCGTCAACAAAAGAAAGAACTTTTACTCAAATATAGACTAGATATGGAATTTCATCGGGAACCAGATGTGCTTTTGTCCGATTTGATCCAGCAGAAACTAGCCATTGATGAGCAGTTTATCCAGATTATTATTTGTCAGGAAAGAATTTCTCTGTTGTGTCTTGGTAAAGTAAACATCAAAATTTATCAGGTTGATAAAATTAGAGGATTTGAAGATAGTATTCAATCCTTCTTAAAAAGTGTCCACATTCCTTCAGATCAGCATTGGAGAGAACTAGGTCACTTTTTGTACTATCAGTTATCTATGGATAAAATCATCCAGCCTGGAGTAAAAAAATTAGTTTTTTCTACACATGGAAACATGAGTCTTGTGCCATTTGAAGTAATGAATAAAAGTAATAACAAGCAAGAGTTTTTAATTAATGATTATGATATAAGCTATTTCAATCCTGAAGCGTTGACGCATTTTGGAAGGAGCGCTGTTCCCGTCAGTATCAGACAGGCATATTTTTTCGCACCCATTTTTGAAGGGAACTCTTCAGTGTCTTCAACTTTGCTTCATAATATTGCTGAAGTAAATTTGGTGTCCGAACATTTTTTGTACAAGAAAAAGTATGTGTATAACTTGCCTTGTTTGGACCAAATGAAAAATCAAAATTTTTCTGGGTCAATTTTACATTTTTCTACTCATGCATCTGTTGATCATGCAAATAATAAGTTTTCATTTATCTCATTTGGTGATATTTCAAACCATAAGATGTCAGAACCACTATTTTATAATGACTTGAGTTATTTAAACATTCCGGCAGAATTGGTTGTACTAAATGGTTGTGAGACTGGTCTTGGAAATGTTGACTTGCAGGGAGGCGTGCATAGTATGGCTACTGCATTTTTTCAATCAGGGGCTAAATCGGTGATGTCAAGTTTATGGAAAGTAAATGATGCTATCTCATCACATATAACAGATATGTTTTATATAAAACTCTCTGAAGGTAAATTTAAAGATGAGGCATTAAGAGACGCAAAGCTTTATTATTTGAAAAATGCTGACCCATTGTATATGCATCCATATTATTGGGCTGCTTATATCCTTACAGGTGACAATTCTAAATTGACATGGAGTAAACCTTGGAGCTTTACTTTTTAG
- a CDS encoding type B 50S ribosomal protein L31, whose amino-acid sequence MKKDIHPGNYRMVVFKDFSCNEAFLTQSCTASKETITWEDGKEYPLIRLEISSKSHPFFTGKMKFVDTAGRIDKFNKKFAKFSKN is encoded by the coding sequence ATGAAAAAAGATATTCATCCTGGCAATTATCGAATGGTTGTTTTCAAGGACTTTTCATGTAATGAGGCTTTCCTGACGCAGTCTTGTACGGCTTCTAAGGAAACGATTACATGGGAAGATGGAAAAGAGTATCCTTTGATCCGATTGGAGATTTCCAGTAAATCCCACCCGTTCTTTACAGGAAAAATGAAGTTTGTCGATACTGCAGGTAGAATCGATAAATTCAATAAGAAATTTGCCAAGTTTTCAAAAAACTAG
- a CDS encoding SLBB domain-containing protein has translation MIRYFNLRILSIFLFCAFIHGFVSQVNAQQTQNFEKKAKDELEARGVTEDELRTKLLEKGIDVDNLKNMDPNQVIQMQAEIETAIQEIQAEKSHTDSSSSKVKETTTNKEKKSQTNNNTSKKNNSNLDPRSRYLESTKRMSVNDTMPDKNILLDSMPPAAIWGQEIFRNQSLDVYKDADNIKPPDSYVLGVGDQITVTIWGQSQLNEIYEINTDGYITPTRMPRIFLKGATMNRAREILKNYFRKFYRFNPNEFQVSVNYSRTININIFGEVFQAGGYTLPAINTAFNALIATGGPTNLGSVRKIKLIRNGKESNIDIYKFMADPSIQKDYYLENNDIIQVPVAERVVAIEGYINRPMRYELIDGENLNKLIHFAGGLKPDAIKSTIQVTRIQKDKKIVLTVRYADLLEKKTDFELIKGDEIFISGIKTKSEDYVFVKGEVRAEVKSQYKEGLKVSELIKNVQFTPQSNLDNAFIKRTNPDQTISLLRINLKDLLAGKINGDKELQPMDELTIFKLSDYTEKGYVSVSGTTRKTGKYFIDPNKDLRVKDVVLLAGGLKPDAWPNAYIFRSKQGNQKDVQVIRVAITKAMADDASDQNILLEPFDSLVFLSEKDFSENLFIDVRGSVKSPGMYKFGDGMQIMDAISMAGGFQYEAATNRVEIFRIIIKENEPTQTVVKRFEVKRDLRYENEGSIVELEPFDIIVIRSQPEFEFQQIVTLGGEVKYPGPYALIKANERLSEIIERAGGLTPEAFEGGASLYRTEENTGYVVMELDQALRKPNSRYDYILKDGDRIEIPKQKDLVKIKGATNARELYPDKFLDSENAITVAYYEGKSAKFYVNHFAAGVSKFGDPKKITVQHANGRIERPRSILFATIYPTVSKGSVINVGAKEQKKIEQLNKEKKDIDWAKVTADVLAQATTIISLILLLDRL, from the coding sequence ATGATTCGTTACTTCAATCTTAGGATCTTAAGTATATTTTTATTTTGTGCTTTTATACATGGATTTGTCTCTCAGGTTAATGCGCAGCAAACTCAGAATTTTGAAAAAAAAGCGAAGGATGAGCTGGAAGCCAGGGGCGTAACAGAGGATGAACTGAGGACAAAATTATTGGAAAAGGGAATAGATGTAGATAATTTAAAAAACATGGATCCAAATCAGGTGATCCAGATGCAAGCTGAAATCGAAACAGCTATTCAAGAAATACAAGCTGAGAAATCCCATACTGACAGTTCTTCATCCAAAGTTAAAGAGACTACTACAAATAAAGAAAAGAAATCTCAAACAAACAATAACACAAGTAAGAAAAATAATTCTAATCTTGATCCACGCTCGAGGTATTTGGAATCAACTAAAAGAATGTCAGTAAATGACACGATGCCTGACAAAAATATATTGTTAGATTCAATGCCACCTGCTGCGATTTGGGGACAAGAAATATTTCGGAACCAAAGCTTGGATGTATATAAAGATGCCGACAACATTAAGCCTCCGGATTCCTATGTACTCGGAGTGGGAGATCAGATCACTGTAACGATTTGGGGCCAGAGTCAGCTCAACGAAATATATGAAATAAATACAGATGGATACATAACTCCGACAAGGATGCCGAGAATCTTTCTCAAAGGCGCAACGATGAACAGAGCTCGGGAAATACTTAAAAATTATTTTAGAAAATTTTATAGATTTAATCCTAACGAATTTCAAGTTTCTGTTAATTATTCAAGGACAATTAATATTAATATTTTTGGGGAAGTATTCCAAGCCGGTGGTTATACTTTGCCGGCAATCAACACTGCTTTCAATGCATTAATTGCAACAGGTGGACCGACCAATTTGGGTTCCGTGAGAAAAATCAAACTCATCCGCAACGGAAAAGAAAGTAATATTGATATTTACAAGTTCATGGCAGACCCTTCTATCCAGAAGGACTATTATCTTGAAAATAATGATATCATTCAGGTACCGGTTGCTGAACGTGTGGTCGCCATTGAGGGATATATCAATAGACCAATGAGGTATGAACTCATTGATGGGGAAAATTTGAATAAATTAATTCATTTTGCAGGAGGCTTAAAACCAGATGCGATCAAAAGTACCATCCAGGTGACACGTATTCAAAAAGATAAAAAAATTGTACTCACAGTGCGATATGCTGACCTTCTTGAAAAGAAAACTGATTTTGAATTAATAAAAGGAGATGAAATTTTTATTTCCGGTATCAAGACTAAATCTGAAGACTATGTCTTTGTAAAAGGAGAAGTAAGGGCAGAGGTAAAGTCCCAGTATAAGGAAGGGCTAAAAGTGTCGGAATTGATTAAAAACGTCCAATTTACTCCTCAGTCCAACCTGGACAATGCATTTATCAAAAGAACAAATCCTGATCAGACGATTAGTTTGCTGCGAATCAATTTGAAAGATTTACTTGCGGGAAAGATAAATGGGGATAAGGAACTGCAACCAATGGATGAGTTGACCATTTTTAAGTTATCTGATTACACCGAAAAAGGATACGTTAGTGTAAGTGGTACCACAAGAAAGACAGGTAAATATTTTATTGACCCAAACAAAGATCTAAGGGTCAAAGACGTTGTGTTACTTGCAGGAGGATTGAAACCAGATGCTTGGCCAAATGCATATATTTTTCGATCAAAACAGGGAAATCAAAAGGATGTGCAGGTTATCAGAGTAGCCATCACAAAAGCTATGGCTGATGACGCCTCAGATCAAAATATTTTACTGGAACCATTTGATAGTTTGGTGTTTTTATCAGAGAAGGATTTTTCTGAAAATTTATTTATTGATGTGAGAGGTTCTGTAAAATCTCCGGGAATGTACAAATTTGGTGATGGTATGCAAATTATGGATGCCATCTCAATGGCTGGAGGTTTTCAATATGAAGCTGCTACAAATCGAGTAGAGATTTTTAGAATTATCATTAAGGAAAATGAACCTACTCAAACTGTAGTCAAGAGATTTGAAGTGAAGCGTGATTTGAGATACGAAAACGAAGGATCAATTGTAGAGTTAGAACCATTTGATATCATTGTAATTAGAAGTCAACCAGAGTTTGAGTTTCAACAAATCGTAACATTAGGAGGTGAAGTGAAATATCCAGGTCCATATGCGTTGATCAAAGCAAACGAAAGGTTATCCGAAATCATTGAACGAGCTGGTGGACTTACGCCAGAAGCTTTTGAAGGCGGAGCGAGTTTGTATAGAACAGAAGAAAATACAGGCTATGTTGTAATGGAATTGGATCAAGCATTGCGAAAACCAAATTCGAGATACGATTATATACTAAAAGATGGAGATCGCATTGAAATTCCAAAGCAAAAAGATCTCGTAAAGATCAAAGGAGCCACAAATGCGCGCGAATTATATCCAGATAAATTTTTGGATAGTGAAAACGCGATAACTGTGGCTTATTATGAAGGAAAAAGCGCTAAGTTTTATGTGAATCATTTTGCTGCAGGCGTTTCTAAATTTGGTGATCCCAAAAAGATAACCGTCCAACATGCGAATGGTAGAATCGAACGTCCAAGGAGCATTTTGTTTGCTACAATTTATCCCACAGTTTCCAAAGGGTCCGTCATCAACGTAGGAGCTAAAGAACAAAAGAAAATAGAACAGCTGAATAAAGAGAAAAAAGATATAGATTGGGCAAAAGTGACAGCAGACGTTTTGGCTCAAGCAACTACGATCATTTCTCTGATTTTGTTGTTGGATAGATTATAA